The genomic segment CGGACCGCCTCCACCACGTCGTGCAGGGCGACCCAGCTCATCCACTGCCGGCCGCTCCCCATCTTCCCTCCCACCCCCAGCTTGAACGGGGTGAGCATCTTCCCCAGCGCGCCGCCCTCCCCGCTCAGCACCACCCCCATGCGCGGGTGCACCACCCGGATCCCCGCCTCCCGCGCCGGGTCGGCCGCGGCCTCCCACGCGCGGCACACCTCCGCCAGGAAGCCGCTCCCGGAAGCCGACGACTCGTCCAGCACCTCGTCGCCGCGGTCGCCGTAGTAGCCGACGGCCGACGCGCTCACCAGCACGCGCGGCTTCGCGGCGAGGCCGGCGAGCGTCCGCGCGAGGAGCCCGGTGCCCTGGACCCGGCTGTCCAGGATGCGCCGCTTCCGCTCCTCCGTCCAGGGCGGCTGCCCCACGTTCTCCCCGGCGAGGTGCACCACCGCGTCCGTCCCCTCCAGCGCGTCCGCGTCGATCTCGCCGCGCGAGGGGCTCCAGTACACCTCGTCCCCGCCGGGCGCCGGGCGCGAGCGGACCAGGCGGAGCACGCGGTGCCCTCCGGCGCGGAGGGCGCCGACCAGCGCGGTGCCGATCAGGCCGGTGGAGCCGGTGACGGCGACCCGCAGCGCCGCGTGGGGATCGGGTGTGGACATCGGACCGGACGGCGGAGGGTGGCGGACCGCGACCCGCCACGATGCCGCAACAACGCGGCCAGGCGTGCCGAGGGGTCTGAGGCACGGGTGCCGGCGGCGCCTTGACTTCGGATGAAAACTGTTTATCTTCGTGCGTCGCCGCTGTTTGCGCGGTGGCGGGGCCGGCGGCCGAAGGGGCGACCCGGAGGCCGCGGAACCACGGAGCTTCGGCTCCGACGGAGTCCACGCCCGATGTTCAACCTGAACGAAGGAGGTGATCCCTTGGCCAATTCGAATGCTGTTCGTTCCCTGACCCGGGCAAGCGATCGCCGCGTCGGCTAACGCCGAACTGCGCAGCGAACTTTCTCCGCAGCGGCGCGAGCCGGTCGGCATCGCGTCGGGGAGCGGCAGAATCAAGGGGCCGTCGGATGATCGTCATCCGGCGGCCTCTTTGCGTTCCCGATCCCCGGGCGCGGCCCTCCCCTTCCCCCCGCGCCGCCCCCGCACGTTTCCCGGGCGTGATGCTTGCGGGTGACTTTCCTGTCGCATAACGCACGGCCCCGTCCGGGGCCGCCGCGTTGCCGCCGCCCGGCGGCTCCCACCCCGACAGGCCGGAGAATTCATGCGTCACC from the Longimicrobiaceae bacterium genome contains:
- a CDS encoding TIGR01777 family oxidoreductase, which encodes MSTPDPHAALRVAVTGSTGLIGTALVGALRAGGHRVLRLVRSRPAPGGDEVYWSPSRGEIDADALEGTDAVVHLAGENVGQPPWTEERKRRILDSRVQGTGLLARTLAGLAAKPRVLVSASAVGYYGDRGDEVLDESSASGSGFLAEVCRAWEAAADPAREAGIRVVHPRMGVVLSGEGGALGKMLTPFKLGVGGKMGSGRQWMSWVALHDVVEAVRFAIGTDALSGPANLTSPNPATNAEFTEALGRVLGRPTFFSVPGFALKLALGQMADEALLASQRAVPEKLREAGFVFEYPDLEGALRAALGR